The genomic segment TGCCCAGGCCGTCGCCGGTGTTGATGAAGGCGTTGGTGGAGGAATGGAAGATGCGACCGGCGCCGCCGGTGGCGAAGATCGTGGCGCGGGCATGGAAGGCAACGACTTCACCGGTTTCCATGTCCATGGCGGTCACGCCCTGGACATCACCTTCGTCGTCGCGGATCAGGTCCAGAGCCTGCCACTCGACGAAGAACTGGGTATTGGCCTTGACGTTGCGCTGATACATGGCATGCAGCATGGCGTGACCAGTACGGTCGGCGGCGGCGCAGGAACGACGCACCGGCTTCTCGCCGAAGTTCGACATGTGACCGCCGAAGGGGCGCTGATAAATCTTGCCATTGTCCAGGCGGTCGAAGGGCATGCCGTAGTGTTCCAGCTCTACCACCACTTCGTTGGCCTTGCGGCACATGAATTCAATGGCATCCTGGTCGCCGAGCCAGTCCGAGCCCTTGACCGTGTCGTACATGTGCCAGTGCCAGTGATCCTCCTCGGAGTTGCCCAGGGATGCGGCGACGCCGCCCTGAGCCGCCACCGTATGGGAACGGGTAGGGAATACCTTGGAAAGAACGGCCGTCTTCAAGCCGGCTTCGGACAATTGGATCGCCGCCCGCAGGCCGGCGCCGCCGGCGCCCACGATCACAGCATCAAATTTTCGTACGGTATAAGTCACTCTCACAGCCTCCACAGAATCTGCACACCCCAGACGGCGTAGCCGGCCAGGACCAGGATGGTCAACACATGCAGCGTCAGGCGTAGCGCGGCGCACTTGACGTAATCCATCCAAAGGTCACGCACACCGATCCAGGCGTGGTAGCAGAGGGAAATCACGAACAGCGGCGTGATGAAGCGCATGTAGCCGTTGCTCATGAAGGCATGCCAGCTTTCCGAGGATTCGGCGACGCCGCAAAACAGCAGGGCCACGGCAAGAACCAGGGTATAGACGGCCATGACCACGGCGGTGATGCGCTGGGCCAGCCAGTCCTTGAGCCCGTAGTGGGCACCGACAACGATACGGGATTGCATCTCAGAACACCCC from the Denitratisoma oestradiolicum genome contains:
- the sdhD gene encoding succinate dehydrogenase, hydrophobic membrane anchor protein, whose product is MQSRIVVGAHYGLKDWLAQRITAVVMAVYTLVLAVALLFCGVAESSESWHAFMSNGYMRFITPLFVISLCYHAWIGVRDLWMDYVKCAALRLTLHVLTILVLAGYAVWGVQILWRL